Proteins from a single region of Urocitellus parryii isolate mUroPar1 chromosome 4, mUroPar1.hap1, whole genome shotgun sequence:
- the Usp20 gene encoding ubiquitin carboxyl-terminal hydrolase 20 isoform X1: MGDPRDFCPHLDSIGEVTKEDLLLKSKGSCQSCGVAGPNLWACLQVACPYVGCGESFADHSTIHAQAKKHNLTVNLTTFRVWCYACEREVFLEQRLAAHPPGSPPKFSEQDSPLPSHPPKAVPIAVADEGESESEDDDLKPRGLTGMKNLGNSCYMNAALQALSNCPPLTQFFLECGGLVRTDKKPALCKSYQKLVSEVWHKKRPSYVVPTSLSHGIKLVNPMFRGYAQQDTQEFLRCLMDQLHEELKEPAVAATVGLTDARDSDSSDTDEKREGDRSPSEDEFLSCDSSSDRGEGDGQGRSGGGSQAEAELLIPDEAGRAISEKERMKDRKFSWGQQRANSEQLDEDADVDTAMAALDDQPAEAQPPSPPSISPCRTPEPDNDAHLRSSSRPCSPVHHREGHAKLSSSPPRASPVRMGPSYVLKKAQALSTGSRRRKEQHYRSVISDIFDGSILSLVQCLTCDRVSTTVETFQDLSLPIPGKEDLAKLHSAIYQNTPAKPGACGDSYATQGWLAFIVEYIRRFVVSCTPSWFWGPVVTLEDCLAAFFAADELKGDNMYSCERCKKLRNGVKYCKVLRLPEILCIHLKRFRHEVMYSFKISSHVSFPLEGLDLRPFLAKECTSQITTYDLLSVICHHGTAGSGHYIAYCQNVINGQWYEFDDQYVTEVHETVVQHAEAYVLFYRKSSEEAVRERQQVVSLAAMQEPSLLQFYVSREWLNKFNTFAEPGPITNQTFLCSHGGIPPNKYHYIDDLVVILPQNVWEHLYNRFGGGPAVSHLYVCSICQVEIEALAKRRRMEIDTFIKLNKAFQAEESPGVILCISMQWFREWEAFVKGKDSEPPGPIDNSRIAQVKGSGHVQLKQGADYGQISEETWTYLHHLYGGGPEIAIRQSVVQLQDPETLHGEQKIEAETRAV, encoded by the exons ATGGGGGACCCCAGGGACTTCTGCCCTCACCTGGACTCCATAGGGGAGGTGACCAAAGAGGACTTGCTGCTCAAATCTAAG GGAAGCTGCCAGTCCTGTGGTGTTGCTGGACCCAACCTGTGGGCCTGTCTCCAG GTTGCCTGCCCCTATGTTGGCTGTGGAGAGTCCTTTGCTGACCACAGCACCATTCACGCGCAG GCTAAGAAGCACAACCTGACAGTGAACCTGACCACGTTCCGGGTCTGGTGCTATGCCTGTGAGCGGGAGGTGTTTCTGGAGCAGCGGCTGGCGGCCCACCCACCTGGCTCCCCTCCCAAATTCTCAGAGCAG GACTCTCCGCTACCCTCTCATCCTCCGAAAGCCGTTCCCATTGCTGTGGCTGACGAAGGAGAGTCTGAGTCAGAGGACGACGACCTGAAACCTCGAG GCCTCACAGGCATGAAGAACCTCGGGAACTCCTGCTACATGAATGCAGCCCTGCAGGCCTTGTCCAACTG CCCTCCGCTGACCCAGTTCTTCCTGGAGTGTGGCGGCCTGGTGCGCACCGACAAGAAGCCAGCCCTGTGCAAGAGTTACCAGAAGCTGGTCTCTGAGGTCTGGCACAAAAAACG ACCAAGCTATGTGGTCCCTACCAGCCTGTCCCATGGGATCAAGTTGGTCAACCCGATGTTCCGAGGCTATGCCCAGCAG GACACCCAGGAGTTCCTGCGCTGCCTGATGGACCAGCTGCACGAGGAGCTCAAGGAGCCAGCTGTGGCGGCCACAGTGGGGCTCACAGACGCCCGGGACTCGGACTCCAGTGACACAGATGAGAAACGAGAGGGTGACCGGAGCCCGTCGGAAGACGAGTTCCTGTCCTGCGACTCCAGCAGTGATCGGGGTGAAGGCGACGGGCAGGGGCGCAGCGGGGGCGGCTCGCAGGCCGAGGCAGAGCTGCTGATCCCCGATGAGGCAGGCCGGGCCATCTCCGAGAAGGAGCGCATGAAGGACCGCAAGTTCTCCTGGGGCCAGCAGCGCGCCAACTCGGAGCAGCTGGACGAGGATGCAGATGTGGACACCGCCATGGCTGCCCTTGATGACCAGCCTGCCGAGGCCCAGCCACCGTCACCGCCGTCCATCAGCCCCTGCCGGACCCCAG AGCCGGACAATGATGCCCACCTACGCAGCTCCTCTCGCCCCTGCAGCCCTGTCCACCACCGTGAGGGCCACGCCAAGCTGTCCAGCAGCCCTCCTCGTGCCAGCCCTGTGAGGATGGGGCCGTCTTACGTGCTCAAGAAAG cccaggccctgaGCACGGGCAGCCGGAGGCGGAAGGAGCAGCACTACCGCAGTGTCATCTCCGACATCTTTGATGGCTCTATCCTCAGCCTCGTGCAGTGTCTCACCTGTGACCGG GTGTCTACCACAGTGGAGACTTTCCAGGACCTGTCGCTGCCCATTCCTGGCAAGGAGGACCTGGCCAAGCTCCACTCGGCCATCTACCAGAACACACCCGCTAAACCAGGCGCCTGTGGGGACAGCTACGCCACCCAGGGCTGGCTGGCCTTCATCGTGGAGTACATCCGGCG GTTTGTGGTGTCCTGTACCCCAAGCTGGTTTTGGGGGCCTGTGGTCACTCTGGAAGACTGTCTTGCGGCCTTTTTTGCAGCTGATGAGCTGAAGG GTGACAACATGTACAGCTGCGAGCGGTGTAAGAA GCTGCGGAACGGCGTGAAGTACTGTAAAGTCCTCCGGTTGCCCGAG atCCTGTGCATCCACCTGAAGCGCTTCCGGCACGAGGTGATGTACTCCTTCAAGATCAGCAGCCACGTCTCCTTCCCCCTGGAGGGCCTCGACCTGCGTCCCTTCCTGGCGAAGGAATGCACGTCCCAGATCACCACCTACGACCTCCTCTCGGTCATCTGCCACCACGGCACGGCAGGCA GTGGGCACTACATTGCCTACTGCCAGAACGTGATCAACGGGCAGTGGTATGAGTTTGATGACCAGTACGTCACTGAGGTGCATGAGACGGTGGTGCAGCATGCCGAGGCCTACGTACTCTTCTACAG gaAGAGCAGCGAGGAGGCCGTGCGGGAGCGGCAGCAGGTGGTGTCCCTGGCGGCCATGCAGGAGCCCAGCCTGCTCCAGTTCTACGTGTCCCGAGAATGGCTCAACAAGTTCAACACCTTCGCCGAGCCAGGGCCCATCACCAACCAGACCTTCCTCTGCTCCCATGGAG GCATCCCACCCAACAAGTACCACTACATCGACGACCTGGTGGTCATCCTGCCCCAGAATGTCTGGGAGCACCTCTACaacag GTTCGGGGGCGGCCCTGCCGTGAGCCACCTGTACGTGTGCTCCATCTGTCAGGTGGAGATCGAGGCCCTGGCCAAGCGCAGACGGATGGAGATTGACACCTTCATCAAG CTGAACAAGGCCTTCCAGGCTGAGGAGTCTCCGGGCGTCATCTTGTGCATCAGCATGCAGTGGTTCCGGGAGTGGGAGGCCTTCGTCAAGGGGAAGGACAGCG AGCCTCCTGGGCCCATTGACAATAGCAGGATCGCACAGGTCAAGGGCAGTGGCCACGTCCAGTTAAAGCAGG GGGCTGACTATGGGCAGATTTCTGAGGAGACCTGGACGTACCTGCACCACCTGTATGGGGGTGGCCCTGAGATTGCCATCCGGCAGAGCGTGGTCCAGCTGCAGGACCCCGAGACCTTGCATGGGGAACAAAAGATCGAAGCCGAGACGCGGGCCGTGTGA
- the Usp20 gene encoding ubiquitin carboxyl-terminal hydrolase 20 isoform X2 — protein MGDPRDFCPHLDSIGEVTKEDLLLKSKGSCQSCGVAGPNLWACLQAKKHNLTVNLTTFRVWCYACEREVFLEQRLAAHPPGSPPKFSEQDSPLPSHPPKAVPIAVADEGESESEDDDLKPRGLTGMKNLGNSCYMNAALQALSNCPPLTQFFLECGGLVRTDKKPALCKSYQKLVSEVWHKKRPSYVVPTSLSHGIKLVNPMFRGYAQQDTQEFLRCLMDQLHEELKEPAVAATVGLTDARDSDSSDTDEKREGDRSPSEDEFLSCDSSSDRGEGDGQGRSGGGSQAEAELLIPDEAGRAISEKERMKDRKFSWGQQRANSEQLDEDADVDTAMAALDDQPAEAQPPSPPSISPCRTPEPDNDAHLRSSSRPCSPVHHREGHAKLSSSPPRASPVRMGPSYVLKKAQALSTGSRRRKEQHYRSVISDIFDGSILSLVQCLTCDRVSTTVETFQDLSLPIPGKEDLAKLHSAIYQNTPAKPGACGDSYATQGWLAFIVEYIRRFVVSCTPSWFWGPVVTLEDCLAAFFAADELKGDNMYSCERCKKLRNGVKYCKVLRLPEILCIHLKRFRHEVMYSFKISSHVSFPLEGLDLRPFLAKECTSQITTYDLLSVICHHGTAGSGHYIAYCQNVINGQWYEFDDQYVTEVHETVVQHAEAYVLFYRKSSEEAVRERQQVVSLAAMQEPSLLQFYVSREWLNKFNTFAEPGPITNQTFLCSHGGIPPNKYHYIDDLVVILPQNVWEHLYNRFGGGPAVSHLYVCSICQVEIEALAKRRRMEIDTFIKLNKAFQAEESPGVILCISMQWFREWEAFVKGKDSEPPGPIDNSRIAQVKGSGHVQLKQGADYGQISEETWTYLHHLYGGGPEIAIRQSVVQLQDPETLHGEQKIEAETRAV, from the exons ATGGGGGACCCCAGGGACTTCTGCCCTCACCTGGACTCCATAGGGGAGGTGACCAAAGAGGACTTGCTGCTCAAATCTAAG GGAAGCTGCCAGTCCTGTGGTGTTGCTGGACCCAACCTGTGGGCCTGTCTCCAG GCTAAGAAGCACAACCTGACAGTGAACCTGACCACGTTCCGGGTCTGGTGCTATGCCTGTGAGCGGGAGGTGTTTCTGGAGCAGCGGCTGGCGGCCCACCCACCTGGCTCCCCTCCCAAATTCTCAGAGCAG GACTCTCCGCTACCCTCTCATCCTCCGAAAGCCGTTCCCATTGCTGTGGCTGACGAAGGAGAGTCTGAGTCAGAGGACGACGACCTGAAACCTCGAG GCCTCACAGGCATGAAGAACCTCGGGAACTCCTGCTACATGAATGCAGCCCTGCAGGCCTTGTCCAACTG CCCTCCGCTGACCCAGTTCTTCCTGGAGTGTGGCGGCCTGGTGCGCACCGACAAGAAGCCAGCCCTGTGCAAGAGTTACCAGAAGCTGGTCTCTGAGGTCTGGCACAAAAAACG ACCAAGCTATGTGGTCCCTACCAGCCTGTCCCATGGGATCAAGTTGGTCAACCCGATGTTCCGAGGCTATGCCCAGCAG GACACCCAGGAGTTCCTGCGCTGCCTGATGGACCAGCTGCACGAGGAGCTCAAGGAGCCAGCTGTGGCGGCCACAGTGGGGCTCACAGACGCCCGGGACTCGGACTCCAGTGACACAGATGAGAAACGAGAGGGTGACCGGAGCCCGTCGGAAGACGAGTTCCTGTCCTGCGACTCCAGCAGTGATCGGGGTGAAGGCGACGGGCAGGGGCGCAGCGGGGGCGGCTCGCAGGCCGAGGCAGAGCTGCTGATCCCCGATGAGGCAGGCCGGGCCATCTCCGAGAAGGAGCGCATGAAGGACCGCAAGTTCTCCTGGGGCCAGCAGCGCGCCAACTCGGAGCAGCTGGACGAGGATGCAGATGTGGACACCGCCATGGCTGCCCTTGATGACCAGCCTGCCGAGGCCCAGCCACCGTCACCGCCGTCCATCAGCCCCTGCCGGACCCCAG AGCCGGACAATGATGCCCACCTACGCAGCTCCTCTCGCCCCTGCAGCCCTGTCCACCACCGTGAGGGCCACGCCAAGCTGTCCAGCAGCCCTCCTCGTGCCAGCCCTGTGAGGATGGGGCCGTCTTACGTGCTCAAGAAAG cccaggccctgaGCACGGGCAGCCGGAGGCGGAAGGAGCAGCACTACCGCAGTGTCATCTCCGACATCTTTGATGGCTCTATCCTCAGCCTCGTGCAGTGTCTCACCTGTGACCGG GTGTCTACCACAGTGGAGACTTTCCAGGACCTGTCGCTGCCCATTCCTGGCAAGGAGGACCTGGCCAAGCTCCACTCGGCCATCTACCAGAACACACCCGCTAAACCAGGCGCCTGTGGGGACAGCTACGCCACCCAGGGCTGGCTGGCCTTCATCGTGGAGTACATCCGGCG GTTTGTGGTGTCCTGTACCCCAAGCTGGTTTTGGGGGCCTGTGGTCACTCTGGAAGACTGTCTTGCGGCCTTTTTTGCAGCTGATGAGCTGAAGG GTGACAACATGTACAGCTGCGAGCGGTGTAAGAA GCTGCGGAACGGCGTGAAGTACTGTAAAGTCCTCCGGTTGCCCGAG atCCTGTGCATCCACCTGAAGCGCTTCCGGCACGAGGTGATGTACTCCTTCAAGATCAGCAGCCACGTCTCCTTCCCCCTGGAGGGCCTCGACCTGCGTCCCTTCCTGGCGAAGGAATGCACGTCCCAGATCACCACCTACGACCTCCTCTCGGTCATCTGCCACCACGGCACGGCAGGCA GTGGGCACTACATTGCCTACTGCCAGAACGTGATCAACGGGCAGTGGTATGAGTTTGATGACCAGTACGTCACTGAGGTGCATGAGACGGTGGTGCAGCATGCCGAGGCCTACGTACTCTTCTACAG gaAGAGCAGCGAGGAGGCCGTGCGGGAGCGGCAGCAGGTGGTGTCCCTGGCGGCCATGCAGGAGCCCAGCCTGCTCCAGTTCTACGTGTCCCGAGAATGGCTCAACAAGTTCAACACCTTCGCCGAGCCAGGGCCCATCACCAACCAGACCTTCCTCTGCTCCCATGGAG GCATCCCACCCAACAAGTACCACTACATCGACGACCTGGTGGTCATCCTGCCCCAGAATGTCTGGGAGCACCTCTACaacag GTTCGGGGGCGGCCCTGCCGTGAGCCACCTGTACGTGTGCTCCATCTGTCAGGTGGAGATCGAGGCCCTGGCCAAGCGCAGACGGATGGAGATTGACACCTTCATCAAG CTGAACAAGGCCTTCCAGGCTGAGGAGTCTCCGGGCGTCATCTTGTGCATCAGCATGCAGTGGTTCCGGGAGTGGGAGGCCTTCGTCAAGGGGAAGGACAGCG AGCCTCCTGGGCCCATTGACAATAGCAGGATCGCACAGGTCAAGGGCAGTGGCCACGTCCAGTTAAAGCAGG GGGCTGACTATGGGCAGATTTCTGAGGAGACCTGGACGTACCTGCACCACCTGTATGGGGGTGGCCCTGAGATTGCCATCCGGCAGAGCGTGGTCCAGCTGCAGGACCCCGAGACCTTGCATGGGGAACAAAAGATCGAAGCCGAGACGCGGGCCGTGTGA